From Demequina lutea, a single genomic window includes:
- a CDS encoding ABC transporter permease: MNYLKEIFGARELLTNLTMREVRGKYKRTVLGQLWSLVNPLALMLIYTFVFKFVIKVQPDAGSPSGLNVFAIWLLCGLLPWTFLATVINQGAGSLVENANLIQKVSFTRIVLPLAVVGSAGYNWMFEMGVLVIALTVVGGFVIPWIPLVLVAMVLLALFAAGLALMLSIANVHFRDTQYFISIALQMWMYLTPIIYPATLVDTKSVELGGLAGTRITVADIFHLNPMEHIVNLFRTLLYDNRMPDLSDWVWSFSAAAVSIVLGLIVFQRHARGLAEAL, encoded by the coding sequence GTGAACTACCTAAAGGAAATCTTTGGTGCGCGTGAACTTCTGACGAACCTGACAATGCGTGAGGTGCGCGGCAAGTACAAGCGCACCGTGCTTGGCCAGTTGTGGTCGCTCGTCAACCCCCTGGCACTGATGCTCATCTACACGTTCGTTTTCAAGTTCGTGATCAAGGTTCAGCCCGATGCAGGAAGCCCCAGTGGGCTGAACGTCTTCGCCATCTGGCTCCTGTGCGGACTTCTCCCCTGGACCTTTCTGGCGACAGTCATTAACCAGGGTGCTGGATCGCTTGTGGAAAACGCGAACCTCATCCAGAAGGTGTCCTTCACTCGCATCGTGCTGCCGTTAGCCGTCGTCGGTTCCGCGGGCTACAACTGGATGTTTGAGATGGGCGTGCTCGTCATCGCCCTCACGGTCGTCGGCGGGTTTGTCATTCCGTGGATTCCTTTGGTCTTGGTCGCGATGGTATTGCTCGCGCTCTTTGCCGCAGGGCTTGCGCTCATGCTCTCGATTGCCAACGTGCACTTCAGGGACACCCAATACTTCATCTCCATTGCTCTGCAGATGTGGATGTACCTGACGCCCATCATTTATCCGGCGACATTGGTCGACACAAAGTCGGTGGAGCTCGGGGGGCTCGCGGGAACCCGCATCACGGTGGCGGACATCTTCCACCTGAACCCCATGGAACACATCGTCAATCTCTTCAGGACACTGTTGTACGACAACCGAATGCCGGACCTGTCCGACTGGGTCTGGTCCTTCTCGGCCGCCGCTGTGTCGATCGTGCTTGGGCTCATCGTGTTCCAACGCCACGCCCGCGGCCTTGCGGAGGCGCTATGA
- a CDS encoding ATP-binding cassette domain-containing protein: MVGLAGFGPRDTRDLSGGERQRVALARSLAPSPRLLALDEPPSSLDAELRTRLGAEVRDILRSAGTTFIMVTHDAAEGELVDDRVVLMSDGRLIDA, from the coding sequence ATGGTGGGCCTCGCAGGCTTCGGCCCGAGAGACACGAGGGACCTCTCGGGCGGCGAGAGGCAGAGGGTCGCGTTGGCCCGCTCCCTGGCGCCCTCTCCTCGTCTGCTGGCTCTCGATGAGCCGCCCTCTTCCCTCGATGCCGAGCTACGAACCCGTCTAGGCGCTGAGGTGCGAGACATCCTGCGGTCCGCAGGGACCACCTTCATCATGGTCACGCACGACGCTGCCGAGGGGGAGTTGGTCGACGATCGCGTGGTTCTCATGTCTGATGGCCGCCTGATCGACGCGTGA
- a CDS encoding rhodanese-like domain-containing protein, translated as MSSAQTPAQAAAHFAARLRFETDPGDVHAALESGQPGFVFVDTRGDEAWDQGHARGAVHVTKPEMPNVIPTYPVGTQFVVYCWGPGCNGATRAGLIISEGGYAVKEMIGGFEYWAREGLPVDRVARDATGVEIIVDATRAADPLTVPAGVPAQRIVCDC; from the coding sequence ATGTCCTCCGCGCAAACACCTGCCCAAGCGGCCGCGCACTTTGCCGCGCGGCTCCGGTTCGAGACGGATCCAGGTGACGTCCACGCGGCGCTCGAATCGGGCCAACCGGGATTCGTCTTCGTGGATACCCGCGGCGACGAGGCCTGGGACCAGGGCCACGCCAGGGGAGCCGTGCACGTGACCAAGCCGGAAATGCCGAATGTGATCCCGACGTACCCCGTCGGGACCCAGTTCGTCGTCTATTGCTGGGGCCCAGGGTGCAATGGCGCGACGCGAGCGGGCCTGATCATCTCGGAGGGCGGCTATGCAGTGAAGGAGATGATCGGCGGCTTCGAGTACTGGGCAAGGGAGGGTCTTCCAGTCGATCGCGTGGCGCGTGACGCGACGGGGGTCGAGATCATCGTGGACGCGACGAGGGCTGCGGACCCGCTGACCGTGCCAGCGGGCGTCCCCGCACAGCGCATCGTTTGCGACTGCTAG
- the dnaK gene encoding molecular chaperone DnaK yields the protein MSRAVGIDLGTTNSCVAVLEGGEPTVIANAEGTRTTPSVVAFSKTGEVLVGEIAKRQAVTNVDRTISSVKRHMGTDWNVKIDDKKYTPQEISARILGKLKRDAEEYLGEKVTDAVITVPAYFNDHQRQATKDAGEIAGLNVLRIVNEPTAAALAYGLDKGKEDELILVFDLGGGTFDVSLLEVGKDEDEFSTIQVRATAGDNRLGGDDWDQRIVDFLVKEVKNSEGIDLTKDRSAVQRLREAAEQAKKELSSAQQTTISLQYLSIGENGPVHVDIKLTRAQFQEMTKDLLERTKAPFHQVIKDAGIKLADIDHVVMVGGSTRMPAVTEVVKELTGGQEPNKGVNPDEVVAVGAALQAGVIRGERKDVLLIDVTPLSLGIETKGGVMTQLIERNTAIPTKSSEVFSTADDNQPSVMIQVYQGERQFARDNKLLGTFELGGIAPAPRGVPQIEVTFDIDANGIVHVHAKDRGTGKESSITVTGGSALSKEDIERMVKDAEEHAAEDKQRREEAETRNSAETFAYSTEKILADNAEKVPSEVADDVKAAIAEVRKALEGDDAAAVKTAHDDLVTKAQRIGEAIYKAEQSAEADAPADGEAPRADGEEDVVDAEIVDEDENK from the coding sequence ATGTCCCGTGCAGTAGGCATTGACCTCGGCACCACGAACTCGTGCGTCGCCGTGCTTGAGGGTGGCGAGCCCACCGTCATCGCAAACGCGGAAGGCACCCGCACCACCCCATCCGTGGTCGCGTTCTCGAAGACTGGCGAGGTGCTCGTTGGCGAAATCGCCAAGCGTCAGGCCGTCACCAACGTCGATCGCACCATTTCCTCGGTCAAGCGCCACATGGGCACCGACTGGAACGTGAAGATCGACGACAAGAAGTACACGCCGCAGGAGATTTCCGCGCGCATCCTGGGCAAGCTTAAGCGCGACGCCGAGGAGTACTTGGGCGAGAAGGTGACCGATGCGGTCATCACCGTCCCCGCGTACTTCAACGACCACCAGCGCCAGGCCACGAAGGACGCCGGCGAGATCGCGGGCCTCAACGTGCTACGCATCGTCAATGAGCCCACCGCGGCCGCTCTCGCGTACGGGCTGGACAAGGGCAAGGAGGACGAACTCATCCTCGTCTTCGACCTCGGTGGTGGAACGTTCGACGTCTCGCTGCTCGAGGTGGGCAAGGACGAGGACGAATTCTCGACCATTCAGGTGCGCGCCACCGCCGGCGACAACCGCCTCGGCGGCGACGACTGGGACCAGCGCATCGTCGACTTCCTGGTCAAGGAGGTCAAGAACTCCGAAGGCATCGACCTGACCAAGGACAGGTCGGCCGTCCAGCGCCTGCGTGAGGCGGCCGAGCAGGCCAAGAAGGAACTCAGCTCCGCGCAGCAGACCACGATCTCGCTCCAGTACCTGAGCATCGGCGAGAACGGCCCCGTCCACGTGGACATCAAGCTCACGCGAGCCCAGTTCCAGGAGATGACCAAGGATCTGCTCGAGCGCACCAAGGCGCCGTTCCACCAGGTGATCAAGGACGCCGGCATCAAGTTGGCCGACATCGACCACGTGGTCATGGTGGGTGGTTCGACGCGCATGCCCGCCGTGACCGAGGTCGTCAAGGAACTCACCGGCGGCCAGGAGCCAAACAAGGGCGTCAACCCCGACGAGGTCGTCGCCGTAGGCGCCGCGCTCCAGGCGGGAGTCATTCGTGGCGAGCGCAAGGACGTGCTGCTCATCGACGTCACCCCCTTGAGCCTCGGCATCGAGACCAAGGGCGGCGTGATGACGCAGCTCATCGAGCGCAACACGGCCATCCCGACCAAGTCATCCGAGGTCTTCTCGACCGCGGACGACAACCAGCCGTCCGTGATGATCCAGGTCTACCAGGGCGAACGCCAGTTCGCCCGCGACAACAAGCTCCTGGGCACGTTCGAGCTTGGCGGCATTGCGCCCGCCCCGCGCGGGGTGCCGCAGATCGAGGTCACCTTCGACATCGACGCGAACGGCATCGTCCACGTGCACGCAAAGGACCGCGGCACCGGCAAGGAGTCTTCGATCACGGTGACCGGCGGCTCCGCGCTCAGCAAGGAAGACATCGAGCGCATGGTGAAGGATGCCGAGGAGCACGCTGCGGAAGACAAGCAGCGCCGCGAAGAGGCCGAGACCCGGAACAGTGCGGAGACCTTCGCCTACTCGACCGAGAAGATCCTGGCCGACAACGCCGAGAAGGTGCCCTCCGAGGTGGCCGATGACGTCAAGGCGGCCATCGCCGAGGTTCGCAAGGCCCTCGAGGGCGACGACGCCGCAGCGGTGAAGACCGCACACGACGACCTCGTCACCAAGGCTCAGCGCATCGGCGAGGCGATCTACAAGGCCGAGCAGTCCGCCGAGGCAGACGCCCCGGCCGACGGTGAGGCCCCTCGCGCCGACGGCGAAGAGGACGTTGTCGACGCCGAGATCGTTGACGAGGACGAGAACAAGTAG
- the grpE gene encoding nucleotide exchange factor GrpE, translating into MSDTTGFTSPDDDGADEALAEAERIVDGASGQTVDDLSVDEDRADDALTAVERKASEHLADLQRLQAEYVNYRKRVDRDRLAMSESATSKVIEALLPVLDDVAAARAHGDLAEGPFASIAEKLEETLGKLGWSSFGTVGDPFDPTIHEALMSQPSTDVTEPTVVHVAQPGHRVGDRVVRAARVVVAQPEDH; encoded by the coding sequence ATGAGCGACACCACTGGATTCACCTCGCCCGACGACGACGGAGCCGACGAGGCCTTGGCCGAGGCGGAACGCATTGTTGACGGCGCCTCCGGGCAGACCGTCGACGATTTGAGCGTCGACGAGGACCGCGCAGATGACGCGCTCACCGCGGTCGAACGGAAGGCCTCCGAGCACCTCGCGGACCTGCAGCGCCTGCAGGCCGAATATGTGAACTACCGCAAGCGCGTCGACCGCGACCGCTTGGCAATGAGCGAATCGGCGACCTCGAAGGTCATCGAGGCCCTGCTTCCCGTGCTCGACGATGTCGCTGCCGCGCGGGCCCACGGCGACTTGGCCGAGGGCCCCTTCGCTTCGATCGCGGAGAAGCTTGAGGAGACGCTCGGCAAGCTCGGCTGGTCGAGCTTCGGCACCGTGGGAGACCCCTTCGACCCCACGATCCACGAGGCCCTCATGTCGCAGCCAAGCACCGACGTCACCGAACCCACCGTCGTCCACGTCGCCCAGCCCGGCCACCGCGTCGGCGATCGCGTCGTGCGCGCCGCGCGCGTCGTCGTCGCGCAGCCGGAAGACCACTAG
- a CDS encoding DnaJ C-terminal domain-containing protein, translating to MTSQDWFNKDFYAILGIPKGASQAEIKKAYRKAAKDNHPDRHPGDAAAEKRFKEMGEAYAVLSDAEQRKQYDGVRAMGGGGPRFQAGGPGGAGFEDAFGGVFNGGANRGQNFEDILGGLFGARRGPQRGNDVAAATEVSFRQAAEGATVTLSMDGNRLSTRLPAGVADGQKIRLRGKGRAGMHGGPPGDLILTIHVGRHKVFTVDGKNLRMNLPVSFDEAVLGATVEVPTLSGERVKVKVAAGTSSGTTLRVKGKGIVGKEGAGDLLVRVDVHVPTKLSKQARETIQAFALETAKEDPRERLYDDAAG from the coding sequence GTGACTAGCCAGGATTGGTTCAACAAGGACTTCTACGCGATCCTTGGCATCCCCAAGGGCGCCTCACAGGCCGAGATCAAGAAGGCCTATCGCAAGGCCGCCAAGGATAACCACCCCGACCGCCACCCGGGCGACGCCGCCGCGGAGAAGCGCTTCAAGGAGATGGGCGAGGCGTACGCGGTGCTGAGCGACGCCGAACAGCGCAAGCAGTACGACGGAGTTCGCGCCATGGGAGGCGGCGGCCCACGGTTCCAGGCGGGCGGCCCGGGAGGTGCCGGCTTCGAGGACGCCTTTGGTGGCGTCTTCAACGGCGGCGCGAACAGGGGTCAGAATTTTGAGGACATCCTGGGCGGGCTGTTCGGCGCTCGCCGGGGACCCCAAAGGGGCAACGACGTCGCCGCGGCGACCGAGGTGAGCTTCCGGCAGGCCGCCGAGGGTGCCACCGTCACTCTCAGCATGGACGGCAACAGGCTCTCAACCCGGCTCCCCGCAGGAGTGGCGGACGGCCAGAAGATCAGGCTGCGTGGAAAGGGCCGTGCGGGCATGCACGGAGGGCCCCCTGGCGACCTGATTCTGACCATTCATGTAGGGAGGCACAAGGTGTTCACCGTCGACGGAAAGAACCTGCGGATGAATTTGCCGGTTTCTTTTGACGAGGCCGTCCTTGGCGCCACCGTCGAGGTGCCGACGCTGTCGGGCGAGCGAGTCAAGGTGAAGGTCGCGGCGGGAACGTCGTCTGGCACGACGCTACGCGTGAAGGGCAAGGGCATCGTCGGAAAGGAAGGCGCCGGCGACCTGCTGGTGCGGGTCGACGTGCACGTGCCCACCAAGTTGAGCAAGCAAGCACGCGAGACAATCCAGGCCTTCGCGCTCGAGACCGCCAAAGAAGACCCGCGCGAGCGGCTCTACGACGACGCTGCAGGGTAG
- a CDS encoding heat shock protein transcriptional repressor HspR codes for MEQPNVDEPIFLISAAAELAGMHAQTLRQYDRLGLVVPRRRPGGGRRYSLRDVVTLREIQRLSQDEGINLAGIARILDLSKRVDWLEREVERLRPRADVGSRIFTSGPTGKVVIVERGQRGRRDEGRSMVVWRGRSQ; via the coding sequence GTGGAACAGCCCAATGTTGACGAGCCTATCTTCCTCATCTCTGCGGCGGCTGAGCTTGCAGGCATGCACGCGCAGACGCTGCGCCAATACGACAGGCTTGGCCTCGTGGTGCCACGACGCAGGCCCGGTGGCGGCCGACGCTACTCGCTTCGCGACGTCGTGACGCTGCGCGAGATCCAACGCCTGAGCCAAGACGAGGGAATCAACCTCGCGGGCATCGCCCGCATCTTGGATCTGAGCAAGCGCGTCGATTGGCTCGAGCGCGAGGTAGAAAGGCTGCGCCCGCGGGCCGATGTCGGCTCCCGGATTTTCACATCCGGCCCCACCGGAAAGGTCGTCATCGTCGAGCGCGGCCAGAGGGGCCGTCGCGACGAGGGCCGGTCGATG